The Clarias gariepinus isolate MV-2021 ecotype Netherlands chromosome 4, CGAR_prim_01v2, whole genome shotgun sequence genome window below encodes:
- the atg9b gene encoding autophagy-related protein 9B: MADFETYQEYQRLEDYEEDSPPGEEDLLIHVPEGLKDSWHHIKNLDNFFTRIYHFHQKNGFSCMMMSEFFELVQFLFVVTFTTFLFNCVEYDVLFANRAVNHTGPGINPLDRTKVTLPDAILPPEQCAERIQDNSWIIFLLIMAAIFWIYRLGKVICNVLSYWEIRQFYIKALKISMDELCNFSWQEVQGRLIKLQREQQMCIHKKELTELDIYHRILRFKNYTVAMINKSLLPVHLRVPFLGDVVFLTQGLKYNFELILFWGPGSPFQNKWSLHPKYKRASERLELARQLSRTILLAGVANLLLCPLVLVWQALYAFFSYAEAIKREPGSLGTRRWSLYGRLYLRHFNELDHELRERLGRAYRPAAKYMNAFNSPLLAVLARSAAFFAGSLLAVLVALTVYDEDVLAVQHVLTAGTALGVIITVARSFIPDEHMVWCPEQLLQCVLAHIHYMPDHWKGNANKSETRDEMAQLYQYKAVFILEELLSPIITPFILIFVLRSKSLEIIDFLRNFTVEVVGVGDICSFAQMDIRRHGNPQWMSEGQTEASVYQQAENGKTELSLVHFTLKNPRWQPPQDSSLFISHMREKVQQDAQAGPNPQLLLSEAPLCTSLLSNDSATAPDTLLASVLAHPVLTASGMPGWNRRFVSPSSTASAAASVLASLSSSQQPHTGRARSHLPHPPVHPQHHEGPMYHSAAAESMSASETKTYLQSSSALLSEFATAEMSLHAIYMHEVHQQKFQCQRGPAHVHPHVGLRDFGAGSVPTPQMHPPGLTVPSPLRLGGWVEEEEEEDEINSSSAPHHTSQTSGASS; the protein is encoded by the exons ATGGCTGACTTCGAAACCTACCAGGAGTACCAGAGACTAGAGGATTACGAGGAGGACTCGCCTCCGGGAGAGGAGGATCTGTTGATTCATGTGCCAGAAGGACTCAAAG ATTCCTGGCACCATATCAAGAACCTTGACAACTTCTTCACAAGAATAT ATCATTTCCATCAGAAGAATGGATTCTCCTGTATGATGATGTCCGAGTTCTTTGAGCTCGT GCAGTTCCTGTTTGTGGTCACGTTCACCACCTTTCTCTTCAACTGCGTGGAGTACGACGTGCTGTTCGCCAACCGGGCGGTGAACCACACCGGGCCGGGCATCAACCCGCTCGACAGGACCAAGGTCACGCTGCCGGACGCCATCCTGCCACCTGAGCAGTGCGCCGAGAG GATCCAAGACAACAGCTGGATCATCTTCCTCCTAATCATGGCTGCCATCTTTTGGATCTACCGGCTCGGCAAGGTGATCTGCAACGTGCTGAGTTACTGGGAGATCCGGCAGTTTTATATAAAAGCTCTGAAGATCAGCATG GACGAGCTGTGCAACTTCAGCTGGCAGGAAGTGCAGGGGCGCCTGATCAAGCTCCAGCGCGAGCAGCAGATGTGCATCCACAAGAAGGAGCTGACTGAGCTGGACATCTATCACCGCATCCTGCGCTTCAAGAACTACACGGTAGCTATGATCAACAAGTCGCTGCTGCCCGTACACCTGCGCGTGCCCTTCCTCGGCGACGTGGTCTTCCTGACGCAGGGCCTCAAGTACAACTTCGAGCTGATCCTGTTTTGGGGGCCCGGTTCGCCCTTTCAGAACAAATGGAGCCTGCATCCAAAGTACAAGCGGGCGAGCGAACGCCTGGAGCTAGCGCGGCAGCTGTCTCGCACCATCCTGCTGGCGGGCGTGGCCAACCTGCTCCTGTGTCCGTTAGTGCTGGTGTGGCAGGCGCTGTACGCCTTCTTCAGCTACGCTGAGGCCATCAAGCGCGAACCGGGCAGCCTCGGCACGCGCCGCTGGTCGCTCTATGGGCGCCTCTACTTACGGCACTTTAACGAGCTGGACCATGAGCTGCGCGAACGCCTCGGCCGCGCGTACCGTCCCGCTGCCAAATACATGAACGCCTTCAACTCGCCCCTGCTCGCCGTCCTGGCTCGGAGTGCGGCCTTCTTCGCCGGCTCGCTGCTAGCCGTGCTTGTTGCACTCACCGTCTACGACGAAGATGTCCTTGCCGTCCAGCACGTCCTCACTGCAGGCACCGCTCTCGGCGTCATCATCACCGTTGCCAG GTCCTTTATACCAGATGAGCATATGGTTTGGTGCCCAGAGCAGCTGCTACAGTGTGTGTTGGCGCACATCCACTACATGCCCGATCACTGGAAAGGCAACGCTAACAAGAGCGAGACGCGTGACGAGATGGCGCAGCTTTACCAGTACAAAGCG GTGTTCATACTGGAGGAGCtgctcagtccaatcatcacaccCTTCATCCTCATTTTCGTCCTCCGGAGCAAGTCTCTGGAGATCATCGACTTCCTGCGCAATTTTACCGTCGAGGTTGTGGGTGTCGGCGACATATGTTCCTTTGCGCAGATGGACATCCGCCGGCATGGCAACCCACAG TGGATGTCCGAGGGCCAGACCGAGGCGTCCGTGTACCAGCAGGCGGAGAACGGCAAGACGGAGCTGTCGCTGGTTCACTTCACCCTGAAGAACCCTCGCTGGCAACCTCCTCAAGACAGCTCGCTGTTCATCAGCCACATGCGCGAGAAGGTGCAGCAGGACGCCCAGGCCGGCCCGAACCCTCAGCTCCTGCTCTCCGAGGCTCCGCTCTGCACCTCGCTGCTTTCCAATGACTCCGCCACTGCT CCTGATACCCTTCTGGCGAGTGTCCTGGCTCATCCGGTCCTCACGGCGTCCGGGATGCCGGGGTGGAACCGTCGCTTCGTCTCCCCGAGCAGTACCGCCTCGGCCGCCGCGAGCGTCCTAGCATCGCTGTCTTCCTCTCAGCAGCCTCACACCGGACGTGCGCGCTCCCACCTCCCCCATCCTCCGGTCCATCCTCAACACCACGAAGGCCCCATGTACCACAGCGCTGCCGCTGAGAG CATGAGCGCCAGTGAGACGAAGACGTACCTCCAGTCCAGCTCGGCCCTCCTGTCGGAGTTCGCCACAGCCGAGATGAGTCTGCACGCCATCTACATGCACGAG GTGCATCAGCAGAAGTTCCAGTGTCAGCGCGGACCTGCACACGTACATCCTCACGTCGGCCTAAGGGACTTCGGTGCCGGTTCTG TACCCACGCCTCAGATGCACCCGCCCGGCCTGACGGTGCCCTCGCCTCTCCGGCTGGGAGGCTGggtggaggaagaggaggaggaagacgaGATCAACAGCAGCTCTGCTCCACATCACACGAGTCAGACGAGCGGAGCGAGCAGCTAA
- the abcb8 gene encoding mitochondrial potassium channel ATP-binding subunit: MFHILRCSRLTPGSDRFLRYNVSKGRDLLLLSSRYGRCSRQWTTFQSPSQRTTTTTTAVFQMWTKAQKALRLVTRHRLKSPRLALTFAVGPAALTLTARLFSTVAHCSTDFNNNDKPPAKAQAKEKIPEFSWPLLWEFVRPQILALIGAVVLAFGAAALNIQIPLMLGDLVNVVARYTRENVGNYLRDIRAPAFKLLSLYGLQGLLTTGYIILLSRVGECVAAEMRKSLFASLLRQDVAFFDANKTGQLVNRLTADIQEFKSAFKLVISQGLRSVTQTVGCFVSLYVISPKLTGLMMVVLPCLVGAGALIGSFLRKLSRQAQEQVSKATGVADEALGNVRTVRAFAMEDRELETYATEVEKSAAMNEALGRGIAVFQGLSNIVLNCLVLGTIFAGGSLMAHNDMTPGDLMSFLVASQTVQRSLASISILFGQMVRGMSAGARVFEYMTLEPTISLTGGKRIARESLTGRVDFLNVDFSYPTRPGNQVLKNLNLTLPPCKTVAIVGESGGGKSTVAALLERFYDPSGGAVMLDGQDIRTLDPSWLRGHVIGFISQEPVLFGTTVMENIRFGKPGATDAEVTAAAKQANAHTFITNFPDGYDTVVGERGVTLSGGQKQRIAIARALVKNPSVLILDEATSALDAESERVVQEALDRATEGRTVLIIAHRLSTIQGADLICVMNSGRVVEAGTHLELLRRGGLYAELIRRQRAANDQKP, translated from the exons ATGTTTCATATTTTGCGCTGCAGTCGATTGACACCAGGATCGGATCGATTCCTGCGATATAATGTCAGTAAAGGCAGGGATTTGCTGCTGCTGTCCAGCCG ATATGGACGTTGTTCACGCCAATGGACCACCTTTCAATCCCCATCCCAGCGcaccaccactaccaccacTGCAGTCTTCCAGATGTGGACCAAGGCTCAAAAAGCACTCCGACTCGTGACCCGGCATCGCCTCAAGTCGCCCAGACTGGCCCTGACGTTTGCGGTGGGACCGGCTGCTTTAACGCTCACAGCAAGGCTGTTCAGCACGGTGGCTCACTGCAGCACCGACTTCAACAACAACGACAAACCTCCTGCTAAGGCACAAGCTAAAGAGAAGATCCCAGAATTCAGCTGGCCGCTGCTCTGGGAGTTCGTCCGGCCGCAGATCCTCGCGCTAATCGGGGCTGTTGTT CTTGCATTTGGAGCAGCGGCTCTGAACATCCAGATCCCACTAATGCTCGGGGACCTGGTGAACGTCGTCGCCCGGTACACAAGGGAAAATGTTGGAAATTACCTGAGGGATATCCGCGCACCCGCGTTCAAGCTGCTCAGCCTGTATGGCCTCCAG GGTTTGTTGACCACCGGGTACATCATCCTCCTGTCCCGGGTCGGAGAGTGCGTCGCCGCCGAGATGAGGAAATCGCTCTTCGCGTCATTGCTCAG ACAGGACGTGGCGTTCTTTGATGCCAATAAGACGGGACAGCTGGTGAACCGTCTCACCGCCGACATCCAGGAGTTCAAGTCAGCATTCAAGCTGGTTATTTCTCAG GGTTTACGAAGCGTCACGCAGACGGTCGGCTGCTTCGTCTCGCTCTACGTCATCTCTCCGAAGCTGACGGGACTGATGATGGTGGTGCTGCCGTGTCTCGTCGGTGCTGGCGCCCTCATCGGCTCCTTCCTGCGCAAGCTTTCTCGCCAAGCCCAGGAACAG GTATCGAAAGCTACAGGCGTCGCCGACGAGGCTCTCGGGAACGTGAGGACAGTGAGAGCCTTCGCCATGGAGGACAGAGAACTGGA GACGTACGCCACCGAGGTAGAGAAATCTGCTGCGATGAACGAGGCGTTAGGAAGAGGGATCGCGGTGTTCCAGGGTCTTTCTAACATCGTTTTAAACT gtttGGTCCTCGGGACTATCTTTGCCGGCGGATCCTTGATGGCGCATAACGACATGACCCCGGGTGACCTCATGTCCTTTCTGGTTGCCTCGCAAACGGTTCAAAG ATCCCTGGCCAGCATCTCAATTCTGTTCGGGCAG ATGGTGCGGGGGATGAGTGCAGGAGCTCGTGTGTTCGAGTACATGACCCTGGAACCCACCATTTCACTGACGGGCGGGAAACGGATCGCACGCGAGTCTTTAACGGGAAGAGTAGACTTCCTGAACGTCGACTTTAG ctATCCGACGAGACCAGGCAACCAGGTTTTGAAGAACCTCAACCTGACTCTACCTCCATGTAAAACGGTGGCTATTGTTGGAGAATCTGGTGGAG GTAAATCCACGGTGGCGGCGCTGCTCGAGCGCTTCTACGACCCGAGTGGTGGAGCCGTCATGCTGGACGGACAGGACATCAGGACGCTGGACCCGTCCTGGCTCAGGGGTCACGTGATTGGATTCATTAGTCAG GAGCCGGTCCTGTTCGGCACCACGGTGATGGAAAACATCCGATTCGGTAAGCCGGGCGCCACGGACGCTGAGGTGACGGCCGCAGCCAAGCAGGCCAATGCCCACACCTTCATCACCAACTTCCCTGACGGTTACGACACTGTGGTGG GTGAGCGAGGTGTGACCCTGTCAGGTGGGCAGAAGCAGCGGATTGCCATCGCGCGTGCCCTGGTGAAGAACCCCAGTGTGCTGATTCTGGACGAGGCCACGAGCGCGCTGGACGCCGAGTCCGAGCGCGTGGTGCAGGAGGCGCTCGACCGGGCCACAGAGGGGCGCACCGTGCTCATCATCGCACACCGCCTCAGTACCATCCAGGGGGCGGATCTTATCTGCGTCATGAACAGCGGCAGAGTGGTAGAG GCTGGAACTCACCTTGAGCTGCTGAGGAGAGGAGGTCTGTACGCCGAGCTGATCCGGAGACAGCGAGCCGCTAACGACCAAAAGCCCTGA